The Phycisphaerales bacterium genome includes a region encoding these proteins:
- a CDS encoding DMT family transporter, which yields MLHTVSLRGLFAIVVWGASFVGTRIALEAVTPNGIVVLRLLAGAGLLGLLLLVRRERLALPRADVPTVAFLGVVLAAHMLLQAVGLLYTTAINTGWIIGFFPVTIALGAHWLGQQRLASGGWAGVALGALGVLLIVVQKPPDFAQARFGDALQLTACLTWTAYTLAGRGAIARSGALRVTAWSLLLAAGLSLALVPWTGICVVWPLPTQVWVALAFLGFVCSGMAYYLWFAASHVYGPTRLAALLYLEPFSTLAVSLWLLGEPVLPTALAGGACVLLGVWLVNRAARSPGA from the coding sequence ATGCTGCACACGGTTTCTCTGCGCGGACTGTTCGCCATCGTCGTGTGGGGCGCCTCGTTCGTTGGTACCCGGATCGCACTGGAGGCGGTGACACCGAACGGCATCGTGGTGCTGCGACTACTGGCGGGGGCCGGCCTGCTGGGGCTGCTGCTGCTGGTACGGCGCGAACGGTTGGCGCTGCCGCGGGCCGACGTGCCGACCGTCGCATTTCTGGGGGTGGTGCTGGCGGCGCACATGCTGCTTCAAGCGGTCGGACTGCTGTACACGACAGCCATCAACACGGGCTGGATCATCGGTTTCTTTCCGGTGACGATCGCACTGGGCGCCCACTGGCTCGGACAGCAGCGGCTCGCGTCGGGCGGCTGGGCGGGCGTAGCGCTGGGGGCGCTGGGCGTGCTTCTGATCGTAGTGCAGAAGCCGCCGGACTTCGCCCAGGCGCGCTTCGGCGATGCGCTGCAACTCACCGCGTGCCTGACGTGGACGGCGTACACGCTGGCTGGTCGCGGTGCCATCGCACGCAGCGGGGCGCTGCGCGTGACGGCGTGGTCGCTGCTGCTGGCCGCGGGCCTGTCGCTGGCGCTCGTGCCGTGGACGGGGATCTGCGTAGTGTGGCCCCTCCCGACGCAGGTGTGGGTCGCACTGGCTTTCCTCGGGTTCGTGTGCAGCGGGATGGCCTACTACCTTTGGTTCGCGGCGTCGCATGTGTACGGACCGACCCGGCTGGCGGCACTGCTCTACCTGGAGCCCTTCTCGACGCTGGCGGTCTCGCTGTGGCTGCTGGGAGAACCGGTGTTGCCGACGGCGCTGGCGGGTGGAGCGTGCGTGTTGCTGGGAGTGTGGTTGGTGAATCGGGCGGCACGGTCGCCGGGGGCCTGA